A single region of the Lagopus muta isolate bLagMut1 chromosome 24, bLagMut1 primary, whole genome shotgun sequence genome encodes:
- the LOC125684230 gene encoding potassium voltage-gated channel subfamily A member 3-like: MDERRSLLHSPAASSAGRPPNSSHHNLGYTEQPPPGAPQPPPGHEEEEGEEAEEGSMTVVGGAGDPLPEEPQHPHPLLGGERYEHPAPPAAGPAGHPAEVSGEHECCERVVINISGLRFETQLKTLAQFPETLLGDPRKRMRYFDPLRNEYFFDRNRPSFDAILYYYQSGGRIRRPVNVPIDIFSEEIRFYQLGEEAMEKFREDEGFIREEQRPLPEKEFQRQVWLLFEYPESSGPARGIAIVSVLVILISIVIFCLETLPEFRDDHDYEGTGGTFGTGGGPLPPDVFTNSSSSAVSMVSSFTDPFFVVETLCIIWFSFELLVRFFACPSKATFSKNIMNIIDIVAIIPYFITLGTELAERQGNGQQAMSLAILRVIRLVRVFRIFKLSRHSKGLQILGQTLKASMRELGLLIFFLFIGVILFSSAVYFAEADDPSSGFSSIPDAFWWAVVTMTTVGYGDMHPITIGGKIVGSLCAIAGVLTIALPVPVIVSNFNYFYHRETEGEEQAQYMHVGSCQHLSSTEEMRKARSNSTLSKSEYMVIEEGGINHSAFKQAAFKTGNCTTTNNPNCVNIKKIFTDV; the protein is encoded by the coding sequence ATGGACGAGCGCCGGAGCTTGCTGCACTCTCCGGCCGCCTCCTCCGCCGGCCGGCCCCCCAACAGCAGCCACCACAACCTGGGCTACACCGAACAGCCTCCCCCCGGCGCCCCGCAGCCGCCCCCCGGCCACGAGGAAGAAGAGGGCGAGGAGGCGGAGGAAGGCAGCATGACGGTGGTGGGGGGCGCCGGGGACCCTTTGCCGGAGGAACCGCAGCATCCGCACCCGTTGCTGGGAGGGGAACGCTACGAAcaccccgcgccgcccgccgccggccccgcagGGCATCCCGCGGAGGTCAGCGGAGAGCACGAGTGCTGCGAGCGGGTGGTGATCAACATCTCGGGGCTGCGCTTCGAGACTCAGCTGAAAACGTTGGCGCAGTTCCCCGAGACGCTGCTGGGGGACCCCCGTAAAAGGATGCGTTACTTCGACCCCCTGCGCAACGAGTATTTCTTCGACCGGAACCGGCCCAGCTTCGACGCCATCCTCTATTACTACCAGTCGGGCGGGCGCATCCGACGACCCGTCAACGTCCCCATTGATATCTTCTCCGAGGAGATTCGTTTCTACCAGCTGGGGGAGGAGGCCATGGAGAAGTTCCGGGAGGACGAGGGTTTCATTCGGGAGGAGCAGCGGCCGCTCCCCGAGAAGGAGTTCCAGCGCCAGGTCTGGCTGCTCTTTGAGTACCCTGAGAGCTCCGGGCCGGCCCGAGGCATCGCCATCGTCTCCGTCCTGGTCATCCTCATCTCTATTGTCATCTTCTGCCTGGAGACCCTGCCTGAGTTCAGGGATGACCATGACTACGAAGGAACCGGGGGGACATTTGGGACGGGTGGTGGCCCTCTCCCACCCGATGTCTTCACCAATTCCTCATCCTCGGCCGTTTCCATGGTGTCGTCCTTCACCGACCCTTTCTTTGTGGTGGAGACTTTGTGCATCATCTGGTTCTCCTTTGAGCTGCTGGTGCGCTTCTTTGCCTGCCCCAGCAAGGCCACCTTCTCCAAGAACATCATGAACATCATTGACATTGTGGCCATCATTCCTTACTTCATCACGCTGGGCACCGAGCTGGCAGAGAGGCAAGGCAATGGCCAGCAAGCCATGTCCTTGGCCATCCTCCGAGTCATCCGCTTGGTGCGGGTCTTCCGGATCTTCAAGCTGTCCCGGCACTCCAAGGGGCTGCAGATCCTGGGGCAGACCCTCAAGGCCAGCATGcgggagctgggcttgctcatcttcttcctcttcatcggcgtcatcctcttctccagcgCTGTCTACTTCGCCGAGGCCGATGACCCCAGTTCGGGTTTCAGCAGCATCCCTGACGCCTTCTGGTGGGCCGTGGTGACCATGACCACAGTGGGCTATGGGGACATGCACCCCATCACCATCGGGGGCAAGATCGTGGGCTCTCTGTGTGCCATCGCGGGGGTGCTGACCATCGCCCTGCCCGTGCCCGTCATAGTCTCCAATTTCAACTATTTCTACCACCGGGAAACAGAAGGTGAGGAGCAAGCCCAGTACATGCACGTTGGAAGCTGCCAGCACCTCTCATCTACCGAAGAGATGAGGAAGGCACGCAGCAATTCCACCCTCAGCAAATCCGAGTACATGGTGATAGAGGAGGGGGGAATCAACCACAGTGCATTCAAACAGGCTGCCTTTAAGACAGGCAACTGCACAACCACAAACAATCCCAACTGTGTGAACATCAAAAAGATCTTTACGGATGTTTAA